The Aneurinibacillus sp. REN35 genome window below encodes:
- a CDS encoding N-acetylmuramoyl-L-alanine amidase translates to MCARVSLIYHPNEAAEVKIGPRPSEATGTARLKPRTDGANAWGADHLLLFHINAGGATGYETHVYEKCSAELLRVAQIIHAEVAGVFKAQGLPDRGIKKTNLHMTRESKMPAALLEFGFIDNGKDAALLKDQVFLQKVAEAAARGVAKAYRLKRKVGVEKPTAPQPQLKEEPKMKVDDANKIIRVLQDKWNVVT, encoded by the coding sequence TTGTGTGCCAGAGTGTCCTTGATTTATCATCCGAATGAAGCTGCAGAAGTAAAAATCGGACCTAGACCATCAGAGGCAACAGGAACAGCTCGTTTAAAGCCACGGACAGATGGAGCAAATGCCTGGGGAGCTGACCACTTGCTTTTATTCCATATCAATGCAGGCGGTGCAACCGGATATGAAACCCATGTATATGAGAAATGCAGCGCCGAATTACTGCGTGTTGCTCAAATCATCCATGCAGAAGTAGCAGGCGTATTCAAAGCGCAGGGCCTTCCAGATCGAGGTATTAAAAAGACGAACCTACACATGACACGCGAATCAAAAATGCCTGCAGCGCTCCTTGAGTTCGGCTTCATCGACAATGGAAAAGATGCTGCTCTTCTGAAAGATCAGGTATTTCTTCAAAAGGTGGCCGAGGCGGCAGCTAGAGGAGTTGCTAAAGCCTATAGGTTAAAAAGAAAAGTTGGAGTAGAGAAGCCAACTGCGCCACAACCACAGCTTAAGGAGGAACCGAAAATGAAGGTAGACGATGCAAATAAGATCATCCGTGTTCTGCAGGACAAATGGAATGTAGTTACCTGA
- a CDS encoding DUF1540 domain-containing protein: MTNVTCTAEYCNYWAEGNLCSADKIVVKNTEGGREASTIDETKCETFELRRDDDAPTSKASSHFETTPEVAVGCTVDSCEYWGRGDRCVANHIDIFGMDVKHEEGTACETFDV; the protein is encoded by the coding sequence ATGACAAACGTGACTTGTACTGCCGAGTATTGCAACTATTGGGCTGAAGGCAACCTATGCAGCGCGGACAAGATTGTTGTCAAAAACACGGAAGGTGGACGAGAAGCCTCCACGATTGATGAGACGAAATGTGAAACATTCGAGCTGAGACGTGATGACGATGCACCAACTTCTAAAGCCTCCTCACACTTTGAGACGACACCGGAAGTAGCGGTCGGATGTACGGTCGATTCTTGTGAATATTGGGGCCGAGGAGACCGCTGTGTAGCGAATCATATCGATATCTTTGGCATGGATGTAAAGCATGAAGAAGGCACAGCTTGTGAAACGTTTGACGTATAA
- the ald gene encoding alanine dehydrogenase: protein MIIGVPKEIKNNENRVAMTPASVASLVQAGHQVLVENEAGIGSGFTNDEYTKEGAKIVATAKEAWAADMVMKVKEPLAEEFQYFREGLVLFTYLHLAPEPELTKALVEKKVTAIAYETIQLDNGALPLLTPMSEVAGRMSIQIGAQFLEKSKGGKGVLLAGVPGVEAGRVTIVGGGIVGTNAAKIALGMGAKVTLLDINPDRLRQLDDQFQGRIQTLMSNPYNIANAVKEADLLVGAVLIPGARAPRLVTEEMVKTMDPGSVIVDVAIDQGGSIETIDRITTHSEPTYVKHGVVHYAVANMPGAVARTSTMALTNVTIPYALQIASKGFVKASLENRALARGINVVDGKVTYKAVADSLDYTYVDIHDVLNGGTVAV from the coding sequence ATGATTATTGGTGTACCGAAAGAAATAAAAAATAATGAGAACCGTGTAGCGATGACGCCTGCGAGTGTAGCCTCACTCGTACAAGCTGGTCATCAAGTGCTTGTAGAAAATGAAGCGGGAATAGGAAGCGGTTTCACAAACGATGAATATACAAAAGAAGGGGCAAAGATTGTCGCCACGGCTAAAGAAGCGTGGGCAGCCGATATGGTCATGAAGGTAAAAGAGCCATTGGCTGAAGAGTTCCAGTATTTTCGTGAGGGCCTTGTGCTTTTCACCTACCTTCACTTAGCTCCTGAACCGGAGTTAACCAAAGCGCTTGTAGAGAAAAAGGTAACTGCGATCGCATATGAGACAATCCAGCTTGATAACGGTGCTTTGCCGCTGCTTACACCGATGAGTGAAGTAGCTGGACGTATGTCCATTCAGATCGGCGCACAATTCCTTGAAAAGTCCAAAGGCGGCAAGGGTGTACTGCTTGCAGGCGTGCCAGGCGTGGAAGCTGGACGTGTAACGATCGTTGGCGGTGGAATCGTAGGAACGAATGCAGCGAAAATTGCACTCGGCATGGGCGCAAAAGTAACGCTTCTTGACATCAATCCGGATCGCTTGCGTCAATTGGACGATCAGTTCCAGGGTCGTATCCAGACGCTCATGTCTAATCCATACAATATCGCAAACGCTGTGAAAGAAGCGGATCTGCTTGTAGGCGCCGTGTTAATCCCTGGCGCGCGCGCACCGCGCCTTGTAACAGAAGAAATGGTCAAGACAATGGACCCAGGTTCTGTCATCGTAGACGTAGCGATTGACCAGGGTGGTTCGATTGAGACGATCGACCGTATTACGACACATAGCGAACCAACGTATGTAAAGCATGGTGTCGTCCATTATGCGGTGGCCAATATGCCAGGAGCTGTAGCTCGTACATCGACTATGGCGCTGACCAATGTAACAATTCCCTATGCGTTGCAAATCGCATCCAAAGGCTTCGTAAAAGCGTCGCTTGAGAACCGTGCGTTAGCGCGCGGCATCAATGTAGTGGATGGCAAAGTAACGTATAAAGCGGTTGCTGATTCGCTTGATTACACATATGTTGATATTCATGACGTACTAAATGGCGGAACGGTAGCTGTATAG
- a CDS encoding PucR family transcriptional regulator, with protein sequence MEAFEEFSDLMELADMITERVDNPITIEDLNHHVIAYSTHGDTTDPVRIQTIMKRKVPDEVLIRFWKDGIIQALMHSDEPVRVPAVKEVGLNNRVAVSIRRGQEVFGYIWVQEAVRPLSEEDLDVLKRAARLALPRLLHRKDRHAKQEEKRDQFFWQLLSRSTNEVLDIEKTALQLRLQMPPVMVMLVLEASCPQEMWNNMRKELAYLLGNLGEFFPFRYLPLWTFDDRQLLVLAGLDEWEREKAGEASRAFIHQLRKRLTRRFGSEKIVAAYGEPVTDPTEIWLSYQQALEVMQIKKVLPNELKTVEGYQELGIYRLFPKLKQWNRQAKYHNPKLALLISYDKENQGNLLETLEVFLDNTGKVNQTARTLHIHPNTLAYRLKRICEVGDIDLNNPSDRVMLFLDIKLLKYYS encoded by the coding sequence ATGGAGGCATTTGAAGAATTCTCTGATTTGATGGAACTTGCCGATATGATTACGGAACGGGTGGATAATCCGATTACGATTGAAGATCTGAACCATCACGTCATTGCGTACAGTACGCACGGTGATACGACAGATCCGGTACGTATCCAAACCATCATGAAGCGAAAGGTGCCTGATGAAGTGTTAATCCGCTTTTGGAAGGATGGAATTATTCAAGCGCTTATGCATAGTGATGAGCCTGTACGGGTTCCTGCCGTGAAAGAGGTGGGATTAAATAATCGGGTAGCGGTCTCGATTCGGCGCGGTCAAGAAGTATTCGGATATATCTGGGTCCAGGAAGCGGTTCGTCCGCTTAGCGAGGAGGATCTTGATGTTTTGAAAAGAGCGGCCCGCCTTGCACTCCCCAGGCTTCTGCACCGCAAGGACCGGCATGCCAAGCAGGAAGAGAAGCGTGATCAGTTCTTTTGGCAGCTCCTATCGCGCAGTACGAATGAAGTGCTTGATATTGAAAAAACAGCGCTGCAGTTGCGGCTGCAGATGCCGCCTGTTATGGTAATGCTTGTACTTGAAGCAAGCTGTCCTCAGGAAATGTGGAACAATATGCGCAAAGAACTGGCTTACCTGCTTGGGAATCTGGGGGAGTTTTTCCCGTTTCGCTATTTGCCTCTTTGGACATTTGATGACCGGCAGCTCCTTGTACTTGCGGGACTTGATGAATGGGAGCGGGAGAAGGCGGGGGAGGCAAGCCGTGCATTTATTCATCAGTTACGCAAGCGCCTGACTCGTCGCTTTGGAAGTGAGAAGATTGTCGCTGCATATGGTGAGCCGGTTACAGATCCCACAGAAATCTGGCTTAGCTACCAGCAGGCCTTAGAGGTTATGCAGATAAAAAAAGTGTTGCCAAATGAATTGAAAACGGTTGAGGGTTATCAGGAACTTGGAATCTATCGTTTGTTTCCAAAGCTTAAGCAGTGGAATCGACAGGCAAAATACCATAACCCTAAACTTGCTCTCCTTATCTCATATGATAAGGAAAACCAGGGCAATCTGCTTGAGACGCTTGAAGTATTTCTCGATAATACGGGAAAGGTCAATCAAACAGCCCGCACGCTGCATATCCATCCTAATACACTTGCTTATCGTTTGAAACGAATTTGCGAAGTAGGCGACATTGATTTAAACAATCCAAGTGATAGGGTAATGCTCTTTCTTGATATAAAGCTGCTTAAATATTATTCATAA
- a CDS encoding PilZ domain-containing protein, translated as MEEQNRRQFFRLPLPHPLSSDVTIIRIKDNAVEAGKAQVLIEDISPGGLKFVSNVKLPATPEVILEFETQILNNTLQLPGYVVRKVPREGDLYEYGVTFTLDEGVYTELIPLLQLLSIRLRRTPIVGGCRFATNEELEKLHGLIPQSPSQSS; from the coding sequence TTGGAAGAACAGAATCGGCGGCAATTCTTTCGCTTACCGCTTCCTCATCCGCTCAGTTCCGATGTTACCATTATCCGCATCAAAGATAATGCCGTCGAAGCGGGAAAAGCGCAGGTATTAATCGAAGATATAAGCCCTGGTGGACTGAAATTTGTCTCCAATGTCAAGCTTCCCGCTACACCTGAAGTCATCCTTGAATTCGAGACGCAAATTCTTAACAATACACTACAGCTCCCCGGTTATGTCGTGCGCAAAGTGCCTCGGGAGGGAGACTTATATGAATATGGTGTTACATTCACGCTAGATGAAGGCGTATACACTGAGCTTATCCCTCTTCTCCAATTGCTTTCCATCCGCCTACGCCGTACTCCTATCGTCGGTGGCTGCCGCTTTGCCACCAATGAGGAATTAGAGAAACTGCATGGCCTAATCCCTCAATCACCTTCACAATCATCCTAA
- a CDS encoding 50S ribosomal protein L11 methyltransferase yields the protein MAIQRRERSGTKEGSAKMLWIEYHLLFPRETDAESVMYLLGEMGFANSWVDEPVEVIKIPDGYDYAIKDTEMTIITYESVDEKADMAEEAEMSLASLRHTLAPFGLRESDWKEPELMHADDWKAHFDVEEVSEELVLIPVWKKEETKGLYSHPYQLIFEPGGAFGTGKHGTTQNCLRFIEEIDVQGENVLDIGAGSGILSIYCEMRGAASVLAVDINPSSPSEIEYLASLNNVKTPEVYIGDGKHLLGESLYDVIVINIGGEEAIRQVGTCMHLIKPGGRLIVSGIVEWAEADVCRAYEKEGCILEKRQSSEEWLTLLFKAGDEES from the coding sequence TTGGCTATACAGAGAAGAGAAAGAAGTGGAACAAAGGAAGGAAGTGCAAAGATGCTGTGGATTGAATACCATTTACTATTCCCTCGTGAGACCGATGCGGAATCTGTGATGTATTTGCTTGGTGAGATGGGATTTGCGAATAGTTGGGTTGATGAGCCGGTAGAGGTCATCAAGATTCCTGATGGATACGATTATGCGATAAAAGATACAGAGATGACGATTATTACGTATGAATCCGTTGATGAGAAAGCCGATATGGCAGAAGAGGCGGAGATGTCGCTCGCTTCACTTCGCCACACATTGGCTCCATTCGGTCTGCGTGAGAGCGATTGGAAGGAACCTGAACTGATGCATGCCGATGATTGGAAAGCGCATTTTGATGTGGAAGAAGTCTCTGAGGAATTGGTGCTAATTCCAGTATGGAAAAAGGAAGAAACAAAGGGATTGTATTCGCACCCTTACCAATTGATCTTTGAACCAGGTGGAGCTTTTGGTACCGGAAAGCATGGGACAACGCAAAATTGCTTGCGTTTTATTGAAGAGATTGATGTACAGGGGGAAAATGTGCTGGATATTGGTGCCGGCTCTGGTATCTTATCGATCTACTGTGAGATGCGTGGAGCTGCCTCTGTGCTTGCGGTCGATATCAATCCCTCCTCGCCCTCTGAGATTGAGTACTTGGCTTCATTAAATAATGTAAAGACTCCGGAGGTATACATTGGAGACGGCAAGCATCTGCTTGGAGAGTCGCTTTATGATGTGATCGTAATCAACATTGGCGGAGAGGAGGCTATCCGTCAGGTTGGAACCTGTATGCACCTGATTAAGCCAGGAGGCAGGCTAATCGTCTCCGGCATTGTGGAGTGGGCGGAAGCAGACGTGTGCCGCGCATACGAAAAGGAAGGGTGTATCCTTGAGAAGCGGCAGAGCAGTGAAGAATGGCTAACGCTTCTGTTCAAAGCAGGTGATGAGGAAAGCTAA
- a CDS encoding SCO family protein yields the protein MASFARRYWFTTLAGILIAAVLLTIAYQLWWGSSKLPVLDRAPSFTLSNMDGKPVSLRDSDGKVRLVSFHYTYCPDVCQATNLNLIRVQQKLKEQGSLGEQALIMTITFDPKRDTFEVLKKYTEARGIKPEGWSFLRGTEAQTKQVLDGFKVFAEDSGNGIFVHSNELFLVDGNQNIRAIYKMGTEMDNEKIVQDINNLLDD from the coding sequence ATGGCTTCGTTTGCAAGGCGCTACTGGTTTACTACACTAGCGGGTATATTAATTGCAGCGGTTCTTCTCACGATTGCGTACCAGCTATGGTGGGGAAGCAGCAAGCTTCCTGTGCTTGACCGAGCCCCTTCCTTTACGCTGTCTAATATGGACGGGAAGCCGGTGTCGCTGCGTGATTCGGACGGCAAGGTTCGCCTTGTATCTTTTCACTATACGTATTGTCCGGATGTATGTCAGGCAACGAACCTGAATTTAATCCGGGTGCAGCAGAAGCTAAAAGAGCAGGGGAGTCTGGGCGAACAGGCATTGATTATGACGATCACATTTGATCCAAAACGGGATACTTTCGAGGTGCTGAAGAAGTATACGGAAGCGCGGGGCATTAAGCCGGAGGGTTGGAGTTTCCTGCGTGGTACAGAAGCACAGACCAAGCAAGTATTGGATGGATTCAAGGTGTTTGCAGAGGATTCGGGAAACGGTATCTTCGTGCATTCGAATGAACTGTTTCTTGTCGATGGAAACCAGAATATCCGTGCCATCTATAAGATGGGGACCGAGATGGATAACGAGAAGATTGTACAGGATATCAATAACTTGTTGGATGATTAG
- the cyoE gene encoding heme o synthase, which translates to MGTPISEKDVYENPASRVMEPGPLSEAKPKGDWRDYVSVTKLGIVVSNLMSLFAGVWLAADGPLPVGTVLLAMLGSALVIMSGTCLNNYIDRDLDQLMSRTKTRALPEGRLNPQTVMIMGFVFGIMGTVMLLLINTITAVLGLVGLVFYVVVYTMWTKRTTTLNTLVGAVSGAMPPMMGYAAISGTVDTTAWVLFGILFIWQCPHFLALAMRRADDYRAAGFQMLPAVRGFEVTKRHILRYTAALVLVSIMLYALGEVGMVYLIGMSILGIGYVIINMTGFFAKDDIKFARKSFVYSLVYLMMFTILILVDRI; encoded by the coding sequence ATGGGTACACCTATTTCTGAAAAAGATGTATATGAAAATCCGGCCAGCCGTGTCATGGAACCAGGTCCGCTTTCCGAAGCGAAACCGAAGGGCGACTGGCGTGATTATGTATCTGTAACAAAGCTTGGTATTGTCGTCTCTAACCTTATGTCATTGTTTGCTGGTGTATGGCTGGCAGCGGATGGTCCGCTTCCGGTTGGAACGGTTCTGTTGGCAATGCTTGGTTCAGCGCTTGTCATTATGTCTGGAACATGCTTGAACAACTATATTGACCGTGATCTCGATCAATTGATGTCAAGAACAAAGACAAGAGCCTTGCCAGAGGGCCGATTAAATCCACAAACCGTCATGATTATGGGCTTTGTCTTTGGAATTATGGGTACGGTCATGCTGCTGTTGATTAATACAATAACAGCGGTTCTCGGTCTTGTCGGTTTGGTATTCTATGTAGTGGTATACACGATGTGGACGAAGCGTACGACGACGTTAAATACGCTTGTCGGTGCTGTATCAGGTGCGATGCCTCCAATGATGGGGTATGCAGCGATTTCCGGCACGGTTGATACGACGGCATGGGTACTGTTCGGTATTTTGTTCATCTGGCAGTGTCCGCATTTCCTGGCGCTTGCTATGCGTCGTGCAGATGACTATCGTGCAGCAGGGTTCCAAATGCTTCCCGCTGTTCGTGGCTTTGAGGTAACAAAACGCCACATCCTTCGCTATACAGCAGCACTTGTGCTTGTCTCTATTATGCTGTATGCATTAGGTGAGGTAGGCATGGTATATCTGATTGGTATGTCAATTCTAGGCATTGGCTATGTCATTATTAACATGACAGGATTCTTTGCAAAAGATGACATCAAGTTTGCGCGTAAGTCATTTGTATATTCGCTCGTATATTTGATGATGTTTACAATATTGATTTTGGTTGACCGTATCTAA
- a CDS encoding COX15/CtaA family protein, with product MGYRLPFVTTIATFLLLIAGALVVGFDAGLACSDWPLCNGQIIPPMEGKVIIEYTHRMLSTGVGFLMLANLYIAWRKRKESPIVLKLVLFSFILLLFVAVLGGINVLKKLPPGFTAMDTSFAILLFSTFVVLVGITLANVRKKQGEFLEDRQVRALFKPALIAAIAVYIEYVLGAFIKHSDAGQVWVNGNVSMLNSIISTPAIATTLMYVHVFATLLIVFSSLWLYFYARLRNVMKKQALVLVILLALQPVTGFITVIANLSVITNVIHMAIAALMMALSVFMAVEGKLGANLLRTSDKDGKAVTSSKQSVANLG from the coding sequence ATGGGATATCGCTTACCTTTCGTAACGACTATCGCCACCTTTTTGCTGTTGATTGCCGGAGCCCTTGTTGTAGGATTTGATGCCGGTCTAGCTTGTTCTGACTGGCCGTTGTGCAACGGGCAGATTATCCCGCCTATGGAAGGCAAAGTCATCATAGAATATACGCATCGCATGTTATCTACCGGAGTGGGATTCCTCATGCTGGCCAATCTGTATATAGCGTGGCGCAAACGAAAGGAAAGCCCCATTGTGTTGAAGCTGGTTTTGTTCTCCTTTATCCTGCTGTTATTCGTTGCCGTACTTGGCGGCATTAACGTATTGAAAAAGCTGCCGCCAGGATTTACGGCCATGGATACAAGCTTCGCCATTCTCCTATTCTCCACATTTGTGGTGCTGGTAGGAATTACGCTTGCGAATGTGCGAAAGAAGCAGGGAGAGTTTTTGGAGGACAGACAGGTTCGCGCCCTGTTCAAGCCGGCCCTGATCGCCGCGATAGCTGTATATATTGAGTATGTGCTTGGCGCCTTCATTAAACACAGTGACGCTGGGCAGGTGTGGGTCAATGGCAATGTATCTATGCTTAATAGTATTATTTCTACGCCTGCCATTGCCACGACACTCATGTATGTACATGTGTTCGCTACGCTGCTGATCGTCTTCTCATCGCTGTGGTTGTACTTCTACGCACGTCTGCGCAATGTGATGAAAAAACAGGCGCTTGTGCTTGTCATTCTGCTTGCGCTGCAGCCTGTTACCGGTTTTATTACGGTCATCGCAAATCTTTCTGTGATCACGAATGTGATTCATATGGCAATTGCTGCGCTCATGATGGCTCTGTCAGTGTTCATGGCTGTAGAAGGAAAGCTTGGAGCAAATCTGCTCCGTACAAGCGACAAGGATGGAAAAGCGGTAACTAGCAGCAAACAATCTGTCGCAAATCTTGGCTAA
- the ctaD gene encoding cytochrome c oxidase subunit I — MGATATVETRKPSFVRDWLLTVDHKKIGIMYGIACLLFFFLGGAAALVIRTELLTPGMPDVVPSADTFNQMFTMHGSIMIFLFMIPMLTAAFGNYLVPIMIGAHDMAFPRMNNLAFWLFVLGGLVFLSSFYFGMPDIGWTAYPPYSIESQGLGLDIWVLGVHILGISSILGAINIIVTVFNMRAPGMTFNRLPLYVWSSLITSFIQLFGTPALAGAITTLLFDRHFGTHFYDASAGGDPMLYQHLFWFYSHPAVYIMVLPAMGIVSEIIPVFARKPIFGYHAIAYSSIAIGFLGFLVWAHHMFVAGMPLATGIPFMVTSMIIAVPSAIKIFNWLATLWRGSNWFTTPMLFVTLGFMGLFTIGGLGGIFLGTVPVDIHMHDTYFVIAHFHYVLFGGSMMAVLAGIFYWFPKITGRMYNERLGKIVFWMYFIGTNLTFFPMHYIGMMGMPRRVFQYDPANGMQIANQIATYGSYLVGAAAIMMVVTIIVSLRTGAKAPANPWGAQTLEWTVSSPPPEHNFIEMPYVTAPPYEFGEAEEKYTPKKSFGA, encoded by the coding sequence ATGGGAGCTACTGCCACTGTCGAAACGAGAAAGCCATCCTTTGTTAGGGATTGGCTGCTTACCGTTGACCATAAGAAAATCGGAATCATGTACGGCATTGCTTGCCTGCTTTTCTTCTTTCTAGGAGGAGCAGCGGCACTCGTGATTCGTACTGAGCTATTGACGCCAGGAATGCCTGACGTGGTGCCTTCAGCCGATACATTCAACCAGATGTTCACCATGCACGGCTCGATCATGATCTTTTTGTTCATGATCCCTATGCTCACAGCGGCATTCGGAAACTATCTTGTTCCGATTATGATCGGTGCACATGATATGGCGTTCCCGCGCATGAACAATCTAGCCTTTTGGCTGTTCGTTCTTGGCGGTCTGGTATTTTTGAGCAGCTTTTATTTCGGAATGCCGGATATTGGGTGGACAGCATATCCGCCTTATAGCATCGAGTCCCAGGGTCTAGGCTTAGATATCTGGGTATTGGGGGTTCACATTTTAGGTATTTCCTCCATTCTTGGTGCGATAAACATAATTGTAACAGTGTTTAACATGCGCGCGCCTGGTATGACATTTAACCGTCTACCGCTTTACGTATGGTCCTCGCTGATTACATCGTTTATTCAGCTTTTTGGTACGCCGGCGCTGGCTGGCGCAATCACGACCCTGCTGTTTGACCGCCACTTCGGTACGCATTTCTACGATGCGTCTGCGGGCGGCGACCCGATGCTATACCAGCATCTTTTCTGGTTTTATTCTCATCCGGCGGTATATATTATGGTACTTCCGGCGATGGGAATTGTCTCTGAGATCATTCCGGTATTTGCAAGAAAGCCGATTTTCGGGTATCATGCGATTGCCTACTCTTCCATTGCGATTGGATTTTTAGGTTTTCTGGTTTGGGCACATCACATGTTTGTGGCAGGGATGCCGCTGGCAACAGGGATTCCTTTTATGGTCACTTCGATGATCATTGCGGTTCCCTCAGCCATCAAAATTTTTAACTGGCTTGCCACATTATGGCGAGGCTCTAACTGGTTTACTACACCGATGCTGTTTGTAACGCTCGGTTTTATGGGTCTGTTCACCATTGGGGGCCTTGGTGGAATCTTTCTTGGCACAGTACCGGTCGACATTCATATGCATGATACGTACTTTGTTATCGCTCACTTCCACTATGTATTATTCGGCGGAAGCATGATGGCGGTACTGGCCGGTATCTTTTATTGGTTCCCTAAAATTACCGGACGTATGTATAATGAAAGGCTTGGCAAAATCGTGTTTTGGATGTATTTTATCGGTACGAACCTTACGTTTTTCCCGATGCATTACATCGGCATGATGGGGATGCCGCGCAGGGTATTCCAATATGATCCTGCTAACGGAATGCAGATTGCCAACCAAATCGCAACATATGGCTCCTATCTTGTAGGCGCAGCAGCAATTATGATGGTGGTTACAATTATCGTTTCTTTAAGAACTGGCGCAAAAGCTCCAGCCAACCCATGGGGAGCGCAAACGCTTGAGTGGACGGTGTCTTCACCGCCGCCTGAACATAACTTTATCGAAATGCCGTATGTAACCGCTCCGCCGTACGAATTCGGCGAAGCAGAGGAAAAATATACGCCCAAAAAATCCTTTGGCGCGTAG
- the coxB gene encoding cytochrome c oxidase subunit II produces MDFSWLFPPAINDMARQVDSLFWFIASIALFIFVLVEMLLFIFLIRYRRKRPDKQGIALHGNTKMEIIWTLIPALILVAIGVFGSQMTYAIQTPPKDVYTINVTGYKWRWDFEYPEGFKTTNKLVIPEDKNVLFKITSGDIIHSFWIPAMRLKQDAVPGRQTQFWSGPTKKGEYPIVCAEYCGTMHSMMLAKLNVVSTDEFTKFVQSGGKAGGSAEGGAGGEGQALAEQKGCLSCHATDQNKLVGPGWGGMFGKDVQLTDGSTVKYDEKYIVESIMDPAAKTPQGYSPMPPQQVTEQEAKAIAEYIKTLK; encoded by the coding sequence GTGGATTTTAGTTGGTTATTTCCCCCGGCCATCAATGATATGGCGAGGCAGGTCGATTCCTTGTTCTGGTTTATCGCATCAATTGCTCTATTCATCTTTGTCTTGGTTGAAATGCTCCTGTTTATCTTTTTGATTCGCTATAGGAGAAAAAGACCGGACAAACAAGGAATTGCGTTGCACGGGAACACAAAAATGGAAATCATATGGACGCTTATTCCTGCATTGATTTTGGTTGCCATTGGCGTGTTTGGTTCACAGATGACATACGCAATTCAGACCCCACCTAAAGATGTGTACACAATCAATGTTACCGGTTACAAATGGCGTTGGGACTTCGAATATCCGGAAGGTTTTAAGACGACGAATAAGTTGGTCATTCCGGAAGATAAAAATGTCCTATTCAAAATTACATCCGGTGATATTATTCACAGTTTTTGGATTCCGGCGATGCGATTAAAGCAGGACGCGGTGCCTGGACGTCAGACACAGTTTTGGTCCGGTCCTACCAAAAAAGGCGAATACCCCATTGTATGCGCTGAGTATTGCGGGACCATGCACTCCATGATGTTAGCAAAACTTAACGTGGTAAGTACAGATGAATTTACTAAATTTGTGCAATCCGGTGGAAAAGCCGGTGGTAGCGCAGAAGGTGGTGCGGGTGGCGAAGGCCAAGCGCTCGCAGAACAAAAGGGCTGCCTAAGCTGTCATGCTACCGATCAAAATAAGCTTGTCGGACCCGGATGGGGCGGCATGTTTGGCAAAGATGTACAGCTGACTGATGGCAGCACAGTAAAGTATGATGAAAAGTATATTGTAGAATCCATTATGGACCCTGCAGCGAAAACTCCTCAAGGATATTCACCAATGCCGCCGCAGCAGGTAACAGAACAAGAAGCGAAGGCGATTGCTGAATACATCAAAACCTTAAAGTAG
- a CDS encoding NUDIX hydrolase, with protein sequence MIEQIQNRISQRSFNLFGFAPLMRAAVMIPLVEREGELHVLFEVRAQTLKRQPGEICFPGGKIDQTDESEQAAAVRETCEELGLAEEDVAVIESLGIMIPPYSSSIYSFVGKIHDYKRVKPNQDEVEEVFYVPLDFFLKKEPDVHYISMAMKPDEDFPFDLIPQGKDYKWRSTKIPEFFYQYEGKIIWGLTARILYEFVTLVK encoded by the coding sequence ATGATAGAACAGATACAAAATCGAATCAGTCAGCGTTCCTTTAATTTGTTCGGGTTTGCTCCACTTATGCGGGCGGCGGTAATGATTCCGCTGGTGGAGAGGGAAGGTGAGCTTCATGTGCTCTTTGAGGTCAGGGCGCAGACATTGAAACGACAGCCCGGGGAGATCTGCTTCCCAGGCGGTAAAATCGATCAGACTGACGAAAGTGAGCAGGCGGCTGCTGTGCGGGAGACATGTGAAGAGCTGGGGCTTGCAGAAGAAGATGTTGCCGTAATTGAGAGTCTGGGAATTATGATTCCCCCGTATTCCTCCTCAATCTATTCGTTTGTCGGAAAGATTCATGACTACAAAAGAGTGAAGCCAAATCAGGATGAAGTAGAGGAAGTATTTTATGTGCCGCTTGATTTTTTTCTAAAAAAAGAGCCGGATGTTCATTATATCAGCATGGCAATGAAGCCTGATGAGGACTTCCCTTTTGATTTGATTCCCCAAGGGAAAGATTACAAATGGCGCAGTACAAAAATCCCTGAATTTTTTTATCAATATGAAGGAAAAATCATCTGGGGTTTAACAGCACGCATTCTCTATGAATTTGTTACATTGGTGAAATAA